A single Pangasianodon hypophthalmus isolate fPanHyp1 chromosome 27, fPanHyp1.pri, whole genome shotgun sequence DNA region contains:
- the cd180 gene encoding CD180 antigen produces the protein MGRALYICVGIGIYFISCIETIPWMKKQCIQTADSSDCSGLALQLVPDEIPDSIKTLDFSFNYLPTLYNSTFQRLRSLVSLDLTRCSINFIYEDVFQYQFNLKSLILVANPLNFISDSAFSGLLALKYLSLAGSMIRSLMEIPTAHLEFLEILDLRGSDIYSLDGLENFPLHQMKKLLLDMNLIEKIKMADMEKLQRTSGLEISFKGNDLVDVEPNAFQNLAMGSLDFSGCFKKMNISVLLKGLEGVKTNKLYLGVYEDSPKTYIKLAELQSFCNISVVDVDFQLLHFRDLTNTSFRCFSEIQKLDLTRAHLSAFPPSLSNLSMLSHLVLDENYFHNMCDIKAASFPMVTYLSMSGNGKFLNFNENCLEPLSYLEELHLSHNSMGTGHFCCNKQLTGLRELKFLNLSYNFVMNWEPLPFNTTPNLKHLDCTHTKYVLNSSSPFINLENLQTLNLSFTNLKLLDNAHILKGLTKLRVLNLKGNTIQGGVLAKTKSFDYVPLLEILVLSSCGITEIHENVFKNLANLKNVDLSENQLVKLSLTDFYSLNQIQLNFASNKITVVDVKIVEDLGTSSSIDLSSNPLACNCTNYQFILWVKENVSKMKHIEKTCCDATNEKIIDVDLQCIFSNRTLGIVLGIAIVIVIIISLLYCVKKIQARYRPYSRL, from the exons ATGGGAAGAGCATTATATATCTGCGTTGGAATTGGAATTTACTTCATATCGTGTATTGAGACGATACCTTGGATGAAGAAGCAATGCATACAG ACTGCAGATAGTTCTGACTGCAGTGGTTTGGCCCTGCAGCTTGTACCAGACGAGATCCCAGATTCCATCAAAACTCTCGATTTCAGCTTCAACTACCTCCCAACGCTATACAACTCAACTTTCCAAAGACTGAGGAGTCTGGTTTCACTGGATTTAACAAG GTGCAGCATTAATTTCATATACGAGGACGTCTTTCAGTATCAGTTCAACCTCAAGAGTCTCATTTTGGTAGCAAACCCACTGAACTTCATATCAGACAGTGCTTTCTCAGGACTGCTGGCCCTAAAATACCTCAGTCTAGCTGGGTCAATGATACGCAGTCTCATGGAGATCCCGACAGCCCATCTTGAATTCTTGGAGATTCTGGATCTTAGAGGAAGTGACATTTACAGCTTAGATGGTCTGGAGAATTTCCCGTTGCACCAGATGAAGAAGCTTCTTCTAGATATGAATTTGATTGAGAAGATAAAAATGGCTGACATGGAGAAACTTCAGAGAACAAGCGGGCTGGAGATCAGCTTTAAGGGAAATGATCTCGTTGATGTCGAACCGAATGCTTTTCAGAACTTAGCCATGGGCAGCTTGGATTTTAGTGGTTGCttcaaaaaaatgaacatttccgTACTGCTGAAGGGGTTAGAGGGAGTGAAAACTAACAAGCTTTACTTAGGGGTATATGAGGACAGCCCTAAGACCTACATCAAGCTGGCCGAGCTTCAGTCTTTCTGTAACATATCAGTGGTTGATGTAGATTTTCAGCTGCTACACTTTCGTGATCTCACAAACACAAGCTTTAGATGTTTCTCAGAAATTCAGAAGTTAGATTTAACCAGAGCACACCTTTCAGCATTTCCACCCAGCTTGTCCAACCTGTCCATGCTGTCTCACTTGGTACTAGATGAGAATTATTTTCATAACATGTGTGACATTAAAGCTGCAAGCTTCCCCATGGTGACGTATTTGTCCATGAGTGGAAACGGAAAATTTCTTAACTTCAATGAAAACTGTTTAGAACCTCTGTCCTATCTGGAGGAGCTACATCTTAGCCATAATAGCATGGGGACAGGACATTTCTGCTGCAACAAACAACTGACTGGTCTCAGAGAACTAAAATTCCTAAATCTCAGCTATAATTTTGTCATGAATTGGGAGCCACTGCCATTTAACACCACTCCAAACCTGAAGCATCTTGACTGCACCCACACCAAATACGTCCTCAACAGCAGCTCTCCATTTATCAATCTAGAAAATCTTCAAACTCTTAATCTTTCATTCACAAACTTAAAACTATTGGACAATGCTCACATACTGAAAGGCCTGACAAAGCTACGAGTGCTAAACCTAAAAGGGAACACTATACAGGGTGGCGTTCTTGCAAAAACAAAGAGCTTTGATTATGTTCCTCTTCTGGAGATCCTGGTTCTCTCTTCATGTGGCATCACAGAAATCcatgaaaatgtctttaaaaatctTGCTAATCTCAAAAATGTAGATCTCAGCGAAAATCAGCTAGTTAAACTCAGCCTCACTGATTTCTACTCACTAAACCAGATCCAACTCAACTTTGCCAGCAATAAAATTACAGTCGTGGATGTTAAAATTGTTGAAGACTTAGGGACAAGCAGTAGCATTGATCTGAGCTCCAACCCACTGGCCTGCAATTGTACTAATTATCAGTTTATTCTGTGggttaaagaaaatgttagcAAAATGAAACACATAGAAAAGACATGTTGTGATGCCACAAATGAGAAGATTATAGACGTAGATCTGCagtgcatcttttcaaacagaACATTGGGGATTGTCCTCGGAATTGCAATAGTGATCGTGATTATAATATCTCTGTTGTATTGTGTGAAGAAAATTCAGGCACGATACAGACCCTACTCAAGACTGTAG